The following proteins are co-located in the Silene latifolia isolate original U9 population chromosome 1, ASM4854445v1, whole genome shotgun sequence genome:
- the LOC141588226 gene encoding aldehyde oxidase GLOX-like, translated as MALTHKNTVLIFDQTGSGPSGYRLQRRSGGGSCHVNQAHDVHDSRCYAHSVEFHLGSKKLRPLRIESDPFCSSGSFLSNGTLLQTGGYNDGYRRIRLFQPCDDDSCDWKLYKAKLSKNRWYASSLLLPGDHDRVIVVGGQKMFSYEFVPKKSTKQAAIALPFLHQTYNKTEGGNNMYPFLHLTPSGHLFIFANRDSILFNYRNGKVIKTYPRIPGHGSRSYPGSGSSVILPLDHRDNFQKVEVMVCGGASEGAYRAAEDNNQFLEGLKTCGRMVITGNQHMWAMEEMPHARLMADMLILPTGNVLIINGAQRGVGGWENAEHPAFTPYLYQPKKKLGKRFSVLKASGVPRMYHSSAVLLPDGRVLVGGGNQFERYTYHNVRYPTELRLQAFAPQYTDHRFHHTRPSNISLEKYSSSNKTSELHSSTKKDGQDNTITVRYGEEFQVKFRVGHKSRLNEVEFNAYSPPFTTHSNSMNQRLLKLRSRKVEGGNEAISATVVAPPSPNVAPPGYYLLFVVNGGIPSVAQWVRFSSHA; from the coding sequence ATGGCATTAACCCATAAAAACACAGTCCTAATATTTGACCAAACCGGTAGCGGCCCCTCTGGGTACCGGCTGCAACGTCGATCTGGTGGGGGGTCATGCCATGTGAACCAGGCACATGATGTTCATGACTCAAGATGCTATGCTCATTCAGTAGAGTTTCACCTAGGTAGTAAAAAATTAAGGCCTCTAAGAATCGAGTCCGACCCATTTTGCTCCTCTGGTTCATTCCTAAGCAATGGAACACTTCTACAAACGGGCGGGTATAATGACGGATATCGTAGGATCCGACTATTTCAACCTTGTGATGATGATAGTTGTGATTGGAAACTATACAAGGCAAAACTTTCTAAAAATAGGTGGTATGCTTCTAGTTTACTTCTTCCTGGTGATCATGACAGAGTTATAGTTGTTGGAGGACAAAAAATGTTTTCTTATGAATTTGTTCCGAAAAAATCGACAAAACAAGCAGCTATTGCACTCCCATTTTTGCACCAAACTTATAATAAAACTGAAGGGGGAAACAATATGTACCCTTTTCTTCATCTAACACCAAGTGGACATCTTTTCATATTTGCCAATAGAGACTCAATTTTGTTTAATTATAGGAATGGCAAGGTGATCAAGACGTATCCTCGGATCCCGGGTCATGGATCTAGATCCTACCCAGGATCCGGGTCATCAGTCATTCTACCCTTAGACCACCGTGACAACTTCCAAAAGGTAGAAGTCATGGTATGTGGTGGTGCGTCCGAAGGTGCATACAGGGCCGCGGAAGACAATAATCAATTCTTGGAAGGGCTAAAAACATGTGGGAGAATGGTGATAACCGGTAACCAGCATATGTGGGCCATGGAAGAGATGCCTCATGCGCGTCTTATGGCGGATATGTTGATCCTTCCGACAGGCAATGTTCTGATTATAAATGGCGCACAGCGGGGAGTGGGAGGGTGGGAGAATGCAGAGCACCCTGCATTTACTCCTTATCTATATCAGCCTAAGAAAAAACTAGGGAAAAGGTTTTCGGTTCTTAAGGCCAGTGGCGTACCTAGAATGTATCATTCCTCCGCTGTACTTCTGCCTGATGGACGGGTTTTAGTTGGGGGAGGTAACCAATTTGAGAGGTATACTTACCATAATGTAAGGTACCCTACAGAGTTACGACTACAAGCGTTCGCTCCACAGTATACCGACCATAGATTCCACCATACAAGGCCTAGTAACATTTCATTGGAGAAATATAGTTCTAGTAACAAGACATCTGAACTTCACAGTTCCACGAAGAAAGACGGACAAGACAACACTATAACGGTAAGGTATGGAGAGGAGTTTCAAGTGAAGTTTCGGGTAGGGCACAAATCAAGACTAAATGAGGTCGAGTTCAATGCTTACTCACCTCCCTTCACCACCCACTCAAACTCTATGAACCAAAGGTTACTCAAGTTAAGAAGCAGAAAAGTAGAAGGTGGTAACGAGGCGATCAGTGCAACAGTTGTGGCTCCTCCATCTCCTAATGTCGCACCACCGGGGTATTACTTGCTCTTTGTCGTAAATGGAGGGATTCCTAGTGTTGCTCAATGGGTCCGGTTTAGTTCACACGCTTGA